The Planktothrix serta PCC 8927 genome includes a region encoding these proteins:
- a CDS encoding RluA family pseudouridine synthase has translation MNDSTLIELTVDPENLPPDKQNRRLDLWLSQQIPDLSRSRIQTLISQGWVKVNQQVCTAKKVSVHGGDRLEIILPPPQPLELEAVDIPLDILYEDDCLLILNKPAGLVVHPAPGHQNDTLVNALLAHCDHLAGIGGVQRPGIVHRLDKDTTGAIVVAKTDFALQSLQAQIKSKTAHRQYLGVVYGVPKTQSGTINQPIGRHPIDRKKMAIIPIEKGGREAITYWQIQERIGNYTLMLFTLETGRTHQIRVHSSFMGNPIVGDPEYSRGKAIGVNLPGQALHAWKLTLKHPISGEQIEAIAPIPDTLKTLLEVLRRR, from the coding sequence ATGAATGATTCCACGTTAATTGAGTTAACAGTAGATCCCGAAAATTTACCCCCAGATAAACAAAATCGACGCTTAGATCTGTGGTTATCTCAACAGATTCCTGATTTATCTCGCTCTCGAATTCAAACCTTAATTAGTCAGGGATGGGTAAAAGTCAATCAACAGGTTTGTACGGCGAAAAAAGTGTCTGTACACGGGGGCGATCGCTTAGAAATTATTCTCCCTCCACCCCAACCTTTAGAACTAGAAGCGGTAGATATTCCCCTGGATATTTTATATGAAGATGATTGTCTTTTAATCCTGAATAAACCTGCGGGTTTAGTGGTTCATCCCGCACCCGGACATCAAAATGATACCTTAGTAAATGCGCTATTAGCCCATTGTGATCACTTAGCAGGAATTGGCGGGGTACAACGCCCTGGAATTGTGCATCGTTTAGATAAGGATACCACAGGGGCAATTGTAGTTGCTAAAACAGATTTTGCTTTGCAAAGTTTACAAGCACAAATTAAATCTAAAACCGCCCATCGTCAATATTTAGGGGTGGTTTATGGGGTTCCTAAAACCCAATCAGGAACAATTAATCAACCCATCGGTCGTCATCCGATTGATCGCAAAAAAATGGCAATTATTCCGATAGAAAAAGGCGGACGGGAAGCGATTACTTATTGGCAAATTCAAGAACGGATCGGGAACTATACGTTAATGTTATTTACCCTAGAAACCGGACGCACTCACCAAATTCGCGTGCATAGTTCGTTTATGGGAAATCCAATTGTGGGTGATCCTGAATATAGTCGGGGAAAAGCGATTGGTGTCAATTTACCCGGACAGGCGCTTCATGCTTGGAAATTAACATTAAAACACCCTATTTCGGGAGAACAAATTGAAGCGATCGCCCCTATTCCCGATACTTTAAAAACACTTTTAGAGGTTTTACGTCGTCGTTAA